CGCGTTCCCGCTCAACAACGCGCCGAACTTCTTCGATCCGCGGCCGAGTTTGACGGGTGGCCGGGCAGTGATCACGTACCACCCGGGCATCGTGGCGTTGAATCAAGCCGACACGCCCAACATTCTTAACACGAACTACAGCATCGAGGGCGATATCACGGTTCCGTCGAGCGGCGCCACTGGTGTGATCATCGCCGACGGTGGCCGCTTCGGAGGCTATTCGCTCTGGCTCGATCACGGAAAGCCGACGTTCTCGTACAACTTCGTCGAACTGGAGATGTTCCGTTGGAAGGGCGCATCCGCGCTTTCGCCAGGCCAGCACAGCGTCGTCTTCAGCTTTAAGTACGACGGCGGCGGCTTCGGTAAAGGTGGGGTCGGCACGTTGAGCGTCGACGGCACGACCGTTGATAGCCACCGAGTCCCCCACACAACGCCACTGACGTTGCCTTGGTTCGAAGGCCTCGATGTCGGAATGGATAACTCGACGCCGGTCGATGCCAACTACACGGTGCCGAATGCATTTACCGGCTCGATATCGCAGGTCGTGTACCACACGGGTCCCATGATGCTATCGAAGGCGCAATGGCCGGAGTACTACAATCGGATGCTCGCGGCATGGATGGGCATTCAATAGACGACGCTCCGCACGGGCCCAAAACGAGCGAGGGACCGCATGCGCGGTCCCTCGTCTTGTCAGGCGGACAATGAGACGCTACGCGGTTGCCTGCGGCGTTTGCGTGCGCGGACGACTGACGTATGCGGCGACGGCGTTGTAGACGACGGCGAAAAGCGCGCCGCCGATCGCAGCGAAGACTATGGCAGCAAGCCACAACAGCGGAAGCCAAACGCCGAGGTGACTCATGGCGCTCATGTGGCTCATCGCGCCCACGTGGCTCCACTGGTGCGGGCCCATGCCGCCGCCGGGCATACTGCCGCCGGGCATTTGGCCGCCGGGCATACTGCCGCCGGGCATGCCGCCGCCGGGGTATCCTCCGCCGGGCATGCCGCCGCGCATGCGTCCGGCCATGCCGGCCATGTGGAGATGCAGCGCGAACAAGATCGGGATGGCCAAAATGCCTTTTAAGAAGGCGAGCGTGGCCAGACCCGCCGCCATGCCGGCGGGGCTCAGCGCGAGAAAGCGCGTCGATTGGGGCGTTTGGATGTTTTGCACGATGAAGACTCTCCTATCCTTAGAAAGTGTACAAGGCGATGCATAAATTCCCATGAGGCGATGCGGGCAAGCAAGCGAGCCCACGGGACTTTCCCATCACTTTTTCACTTGATTATGATAGGATGACAATAGATTGGGGGTCGTCATGGGTCGATCGACGGTTCCAGGGCTGGCAGCGTTCGCTCTTGCTCTGGTCTTGTGCGTCCCGAGCCTCCCAGCGCGGGCCGACCAGGATCAATATGTGAGCGTCGCGCGGATCAGCGCGCTCAACGGCACGGTGACCGTGAAGCAGGGCGATTCGGGCGATACCGTGGCGGCTGCCATCAACGCGCCGATGATCGTCGGCGATTACCTCGCGACCGGCAACGGATCGCGTGCCGAGATCCAGATCGACGACGCCAACTTCGTGCGCGCGAGCGAAGACGTGCAACTGCGCTTCACGCGCATGGATCCGGCCGACCACACGCTGCAGCTAGCGGCGGGTACCATCGAGTTGAGCCTGCTCAAGGTCAGCGACGGCCGACCGCAGGTCGAAACCCCATCGATCCGCATCCGGCCGCAAGAGGCCGGTGCGTACCGCGTCACCGTCACCGCCGACGGCGATACGCTGCTCACCGTGCGCGCGGGCCAGGCCGAGCTGATCGCGCCGCAAGGCACGCAGACCATCAGCCAAGGCGTGACCGTCGCGATCCACGGATCGTCGGCCAATCCGAGCTTCCGCACGATCCAAACCATATCGTACGATGATTTCGACACTTGGAATTCCGACCGCGACAAGTTCGCGTGGCGCGCCTACGCGGCGACGACGTACGCGAGTCCCGACATCGTCGGGCTGGCCGACCTTTCGAACTACGGCCAATGGATCTCGACATCGAACTACGGCTACGTATGGTCACCGTACAGCCAGTACAACTGGGCGCCATACCGGTACGGCCGCTGGTCGTGGGTCAACTACTGCGGCTGGACGTGGGTCGGGTACGAGCCGTGGGGCTGGGCGCCCTATCACTACGGCCGCTGGTTCTACGCTCCGGCCTTCGGCTGGGCGTGGTATCCTGGGCCGCGCTACTATCAATCCTACTGGCAGCCGGCGTTGGTGGCGTTCTTCAATTTCGGCGGCGGCGGATTCGGTTTCGGGTTCGGCAACATCGGCTGGGTTCCGCTGGCTCCGTACGAACCGTACTATCCCTACTACAACCGCGTCGCGCGCGTGCACAATATCGGCAACACCTACGGCAACTCGCGCTGGCCGGGCGGCGTGACGGCGGTGCGCGCCGGGTCGTTCACGGGCGGATCGAAGTACGATTACGTCCCGGTCGAGCAGCGCGATCTGCAAGACGTGACGCTCGCCAAGGGATGGCTGCCTGTCGCGCCGACCAAGGCCGACGTGCGCTTCACGCAAACATCCGAAGGCGGGGTCGCGGCCGCACCGCTATCGCCGCACTTCGCCGCCATGCTCGCCCCGAAAGCGGAGCTGACATTCGATCAGCAGCGCGCGAACGCGCTGGCGATCTCACATCAGATGACCTCGCAAGCGGAGCATGCGACCGCGAGCACGGTCAAGGCGCAGAACGCGCCGGGCGCAACGGGCCAGACAAGCGCATGGAGCCGGTTCGGGCCGGCGGGCGGCCAGAACCAGGCGCCCGCACACATCGCGCCGGTCCAAGCCAGCGCTCCGAACCAGATCAACTCGCCCGCGCAAAACGGCGCGCAGCACGCTTCGGGCAACACGATCACCCGCGACGAAACGGCAAACGTGTGGAGCCGGTTCGGGCCAGCCAACGCGCCGAGCGTGGCAGCCGTGCACACGATGGCGAATGCCCCCGCTGGAGTGGGTGCGTGGAGCCAGTTCAGTCCCGGCAGCGTCAGCGCCGTGCACAGTCCGTCGTACATTCCGGGCATGCCGGATATGATGCGCCCGTACACCGGGCAAGCTCCCTACGCGCCGAACAGATACTCGACGCCATCGGGCGGCTGGAGTCCGCACGCGATGAATATGCCGCAGCCTTCAGCCAGAGTTCCGGCGCCGGGCGCTCCGCACGGGAACCACCAATAGCGCCAAGGTCCCTCATCCAGTCGCGCGTAACCGAGCCGGCGGTGATATCGCCGGCTCGTCTTTTGGCGTTCGCGTCCGCTGCCGCCGTGTTAGCCGGCTGCGGCGGCGGTTCGCAACCAGGCGTTCCCGGCAGACCGACTCCTCCGCCTGCGACTGCGCCCCCCGGGCCGTCCGTCGTCATGCGCGTCAGCACCGACCCGTTCAGCAATGCCAGCAGCCAGCACGCCACCGAGGTCGAGCCGGACGTCGTCGCATCCGGCATGACGCTCGTCGCCGCGCTGCAGCAAGGCCGCTTCTTCAACGCCGGCTCATCCGATGTCGGGTTTGCGACCTCGAAAGACGGCGGCGCGACCTGGACCTCCGGCTCACTGCCCGGCACGACGACCTGGGCGCCGAGTCCGGGTCTGTTCGACAGCGTCAGCGATCCCAGCGTCGCCTTCGACGCGAAGCACAACGTCTGGCTGATGTCGACGCTGCCGATCCTCTTCAGCAACAATCCGGCGCCTGCGGTGCTCGTGAGCAGCTCGACGGACGCGATGAACTGGAACCTGCCGGTCGCCGTCGCACCGGGCCAGATCTCGAGCGACAAAGATTGGATCACATGCGACGACACGCCGAGCAGCCCGTACTACGGCCACTGCTATGTCGAGTGGGATGATCCAAACGCCAACGGTCTGATCCACATGAGCACCTCGGCCGACGGCGGCGCGACGTGGGGGGCGGTCAAGAGCACCGCAGACAATGCGGTGGGCATCGGCGGCCAGCCGCTGGTGCAGCCCGGCGGCACGGTGATCGTGCCGATGGACGACAATTTCCAGGCCAACATGATCGCGTTCACCTCGCATGACGGCGGCGCGACGTGGTCATCCCATGTCGTCATCACGCCCATCACCGACCACCTCGTGGCGGGCAACATGCGCACCAGCCCGCTGCCGTCGGCGGCGATGGACGCGAGCGGCAAGCTCTATCTCGCGTGGCAGGATTGCCGCTTCCGCGCCGGCTGCAGCTCGAACGACATCGTCGTCAGCACGACGGTCGACGGCGTGAGCTGGACGGCGCCGGTGCGCGTGCCGATCGACGCGGCGACCAGCGCCGTGGACCACTTCATCCCAGGCATCGGCATCGATCCGGCGACCATGGGCGCGGGCGCGCATATCGGCCTGACATACTATTATTTCCCGAACGCGAGCTGCACGCTGGCGACGTGTCAGCTGTTCGCCGGTTTCGTCGGCTCGCAAGACGGCGGCGCGACGTGGACGACACCGCTCACCCTCACCGGACCGCTGAACTTGGCTTGGCTGGCGCAGACGTCGCAAGGGCCGATGGTCGGCGACTACATCGCGACGGCGTTCGCGGCCGGCCATCCGGTCGGCATCTTCGCGGTCGCCAATGCGCCCTCGCCGTCATTCGATGAAGCGATGTACGTGCCCAAGCCCGGCGTGCTGACGCTGAGCTCGCTGCGCATGCGCAGCGCAGCCGGCGAACGGCCCGTGCCGGGCGTCAGATCCGATCACGGGCTGCGGCCGGGGCCGCCGATCCGTTATATCCGTTAATGCTCGATCGCGTTGACCGGAGTGAGAGGCGCGGCTTTGAAGCGCAAGAGCGGGAACCCGCCGCCGTATAGATTGAGCCTGCCGTTGTCGAGATTGTAGATCTGCACCTCACCGAGCGCTTTGAGAAACGCCGCTTCGACGTCTGCGCCGCTGGCACACATCATGCGTGTCGTCGCGAGCGGTGAGAGGTGCAGCTCGTTCCCCTTTAGGGTGTACGAGCCGGTCAGCTGGTTGCAGCCCGTCGAGCCGCTGATGCGACCGCCGGGCTCGAAATCGAGGCTCACCGGCTGCTGCGTCGCGCTCGAGGAGACGCGCTGTCCGCGCAGCTCGACCAACGTCCACGGATTGGAGCCCAGCGAGACCAGCGTGAGCGTCTGCGGCGCACGCGTCGAGAGCTCGTTGCCTGAGCGGTCAAGCACGCGCAGCGTGCGCGGATCGACGACGAGGAAATACTGCGGCGCGCCATAGGGCGAGCTCAGCTTGACCTTCGACGTGCCCACGTCATACGACCAGGGACCTGTGTAGACCACATCTGGAACGTCGCGCTCTAGGTAATGCAATGTCAGGACGTACGAATGGTCCGCGGCGAGCGCGAGCGTCGCGCGGATGCCGGGGCAGTCCGCGCACGGTTCGAGACCCGAGAAGGTCGCGGGCAGCGCGAACGGCGGCGCAGCAGACGCCGTCGCGCCGGCGCTTGTCGTGCCGATGATGCACGCCGCAGCAGCGACGCACGCAGCAAATCCGAGCAGCGGTCCACGCATCACATCGACCTCCGTTTCAAGCGAACGCGAGCGCTTCATTCGGAGGCCGGATGCGAGAACCCGCTCGCGCGAGAGGCTACGGCCCTACCTTAAAGCCTTGGACGAAGTCGCCGTTCGGCGCGGCCCAGACCGTCCAGAAGTTGCCCGTCTGCGAATCCATCCCGACGGTGTGCACGCCCTTCGCGATCGGCTGGAAGCCGAGCACCGAGACATCGCTGCCGGAGTCGTGGAAGATCGTGACGCCGCCGTTGCCGCCGCACGCCAAATCATGTCTGACCGGATCGAGGTCGCACTGGTCGAAATAGCCGTCGTACTTGGTCGACCACAGCAGCTTGCCGTTCAGGTCGTAGGTCAGCATCAAGCCGCCGCGGCCGGAGACGTAGAGATGGCCAAGGCCGGCATCGAGCTGAAGCGGATGGTTGTGCTCGATG
Above is a genomic segment from Candidatus Eremiobacteraceae bacterium containing:
- a CDS encoding DUF6600 domain-containing protein — translated: MSVARISALNGTVTVKQGDSGDTVAAAINAPMIVGDYLATGNGSRAEIQIDDANFVRASEDVQLRFTRMDPADHTLQLAAGTIELSLLKVSDGRPQVETPSIRIRPQEAGAYRVTVTADGDTLLTVRAGQAELIAPQGTQTISQGVTVAIHGSSANPSFRTIQTISYDDFDTWNSDRDKFAWRAYAATTYASPDIVGLADLSNYGQWISTSNYGYVWSPYSQYNWAPYRYGRWSWVNYCGWTWVGYEPWGWAPYHYGRWFYAPAFGWAWYPGPRYYQSYWQPALVAFFNFGGGGFGFGFGNIGWVPLAPYEPYYPYYNRVARVHNIGNTYGNSRWPGGVTAVRAGSFTGGSKYDYVPVEQRDLQDVTLAKGWLPVAPTKADVRFTQTSEGGVAAAPLSPHFAAMLAPKAELTFDQQRANALAISHQMTSQAEHATASTVKAQNAPGATGQTSAWSRFGPAGGQNQAPAHIAPVQASAPNQINSPAQNGAQHASGNTITRDETANVWSRFGPANAPSVAAVHTMANAPAGVGAWSQFSPGSVSAVHSPSYIPGMPDMMRPYTGQAPYAPNRYSTPSGGWSPHAMNMPQPSARVPAPGAPHGNHQ
- a CDS encoding sialidase family protein, which encodes MRVSTDPFSNASSQHATEVEPDVVASGMTLVAALQQGRFFNAGSSDVGFATSKDGGATWTSGSLPGTTTWAPSPGLFDSVSDPSVAFDAKHNVWLMSTLPILFSNNPAPAVLVSSSTDAMNWNLPVAVAPGQISSDKDWITCDDTPSSPYYGHCYVEWDDPNANGLIHMSTSADGGATWGAVKSTADNAVGIGGQPLVQPGGTVIVPMDDNFQANMIAFTSHDGGATWSSHVVITPITDHLVAGNMRTSPLPSAAMDASGKLYLAWQDCRFRAGCSSNDIVVSTTVDGVSWTAPVRVPIDAATSAVDHFIPGIGIDPATMGAGAHIGLTYYYFPNASCTLATCQLFAGFVGSQDGGATWTTPLTLTGPLNLAWLAQTSQGPMVGDYIATAFAAGHPVGIFAVANAPSPSFDEAMYVPKPGVLTLSSLRMRSAAGERPVPGVRSDHGLRPGPPIRYIR
- a CDS encoding META domain-containing protein, giving the protein MKRSRSLETEVDVMRGPLLGFAACVAAAACIIGTTSAGATASAAPPFALPATFSGLEPCADCPGIRATLALAADHSYVLTLHYLERDVPDVVYTGPWSYDVGTSKVKLSSPYGAPQYFLVVDPRTLRVLDRSGNELSTRAPQTLTLVSLGSNPWTLVELRGQRVSSSATQQPVSLDFEPGGRISGSTGCNQLTGSYTLKGNELHLSPLATTRMMCASGADVEAAFLKALGEVQIYNLDNGRLNLYGGGFPLLRFKAAPLTPVNAIEH